In the genome of Bremerella sp. P1, the window GAGCTTCGGTGCCAGTGCACCGGCGGAAGAGCTATTCCCATACTTCGGCATCACGACCGATAACGTGGTGGAAGCCGCGAAGAAGTCGATTGGCAAATAGTTGCCGCTATCGCACTAAATGCTCAGCAAAAAAGGCCCCCTCTGCTTACGGAGGGGGCCTTTTTCATGCGCCTGCATAATCCTTACATCTCGCACATGTCTTCAGTTATTCGTCGCTGAGGGACTGCACTTTGCCGCAGAATGCCTCAGGCTTTTGACCGGTCGCTGGTACTAACCTATAGAACAGTAGGCCGTTCCGCGCAACCGATTGGCAGCATTGCATAAGATTGGCAGCAGCGTGGAAGGGCGTGAGAAACGCATGAAGTTGTGGACACGTCTCATTTAATGAAATCGATTAGGACATGGAAGGCGTAAACTCTCACCCTCACGACATCGCGAATTTGGAAGAGATTGCAAGCAAAGCTTCGTTGCAGCGGGAGCAAGCGCGCGAATTCCTAGAGCGTCACCGCCAGGGAATTAGCGAAATTGAGCAGAGCATCTCGCAGCAGTTGAAGCAAATTTCGCAAGGGCTTCTCGAAAGAGAGAGTCAGCTCAACGACCGCACCTCGGAAGTTGAGTCCTCCAATTCGCAACTCGAAAACCAGTCTTCCGAACTGGCTGCGTCAATCGATGCGCTGAAAGCCGAGAAAGAAGCGTTCGAGGTCGAGCTGGGCCGCTTTGAAGAGCAAAAGGGAAATCACCAGGCATGGGATGCCGAACGCAATGAACTAGTATCGGTACGCGACCGACTTCAGACCGAGCTTCGTGCCGCTAACGAAGCCAAAGCTTCGCTTCAACAAGATATTCTCGATCAACAGGCCAAGCACAGCGAAGCACTTCAGAATCTTCAGGCCGCACAGCAGAACGGCCAAGCCGCCCAGGAGATGCAAAACCAGCTCAATGCTCGCATCTCTGAACTCGAAAAGCAGCTCTCGCAAGTCTCCGAGGAACGTGACGGAGCACGAACCGAGCTCGATCAGCTTCGCCAAGAGTCGCAGGCAACCAACGAACATATCACCGAACTGGAAGCCGAGCTTACCAGCGAACAGAATCGGTCTGAGGACCTAAAGGGTCAACTCGATGCCGCGGAGGGCGAGAAGTCGCAGCTGGCTGAAGAGCTCAATTCGATCCGCTCGCAAAATGCCGATCTGGAAGGTCGTCTGCAGGAAGAGAAGATGCGAGCCGACGAGTTGTCCGGCAAGCTGAATGAAGCCCAGCAGCAGCGCGACGAAGCCAGTGCCCGCCTCTCGGAAAGTGAAGCGGATCAGCAGCAGCAAATTGCCCAGTTGCAAACGCAGTTGGAAGCAGCCCAATCATCGGCTGCTGGACTGGAAGAAGAACGCAGCAAGCTTACCGAGCAAGTCCAACAGCTCGAAGGGCAGATCGAAGCACTCAACGCTGCAGCGGCGGATAGTTCCCAGCTCGAAGCTCAGCAGGCCGAATTCAAGAAGACGCTCGAAGCGAAAGATGAGGAGCTGGCCAAGTTCACGGAGCAGCTCAAGTCGATCGGAAGTGAACGCGATCAGACGCGTGGTGATCTGGACCAAGTACGTGACGAGCTCGAACAGGCCCGTGGCGAGCTGGATCAAGCAACCGGTGAACTCGAGCAAGCACGCGGTGAACTTGACCAGGCCCGAGGCCAACTTGAAGGCTCGACCGAGTCGCACGAAGCCCTGGCTCACTTGGAACACGAGCTTGAGCACCTCAAGCACGAACGCGATGCGCTGGCTGAGAAGCTCGAGAAGCGACAGTCGGAGCATGGTGAGCTAAGCGATTCGCAGGAACAGCTGCGAGTCGAGAACGAGTCGCTCAAGAAGCAGGTCGAAGATGCTCAGGGCGAACTGGAAAGCCAGTTGGCTGCTTCGCAGGTCGCCTTGTCTCAGGCTCGTTCCGATCACGAACAAAGCCGCGAACAAGTCGGTGGCTTGCGACGTCAGGTCGAATCGCTGCAGGAAGAGACGAACAAGCTTCGCGAAGAGAATGAAACGCTCAAGACCGAAGGTGGCGGCGGTGCCGATGAAGAGGCCTTCGCTCAGCTTCGCCAGGAACGCGACTCGCTTCTGGAAAAAGTCAGCGATCTCAAGCATCAAATCGAATCAGGTGAAATGCCTGATGACGAACGCGTGCAGTCCCTCGAAAGTCGTCTGCAGCTGACCCTGGACGACCTCAAAGATCTGAAGAAGGAAAACGCGAAACTCGCCAAAGATCTTGAGAACGCGAAGAAGTCCGGCGGAGCCGTGGTCGACGATAGTGGCAGCGATTGGGAAGCCACCAAGCGTCGTATGCTCGCCCAGTTGGAAGCGGATTATGGTGATGGCGACGAAGAAGAAGCTGCCGAGAGGCTCTCGATCCAAGAGGCAATCGACAGCGGCAACGCAGCCGTCGAAGCCAAGCAGCGTGAAATCGAAGAATTGCGCGAGCAGCTCGAACAATTGGAATCGAGCAACAACGATGCAGGCGTTGCCCACGGGGCCAACGCGATCGCACAAATGTTGGACCAGGACGAGTTGATCGCACAAGAACGCGAGAATCTGAAGACGCTCCAGGAGCAGTGGAAAGAAAAGCTGCGGAAGGCCGAAGTTGATATTTCGGTCGAACGAGCCAAGATCGCCCGCGATCGGGCCGAACTCGAAGAAAAAATCAACCAGCTTGAGATCGAAAAGTCCAGGCTGTCCAAGGCAGCCCCCGCGAATCCGGGCAATGAGAAGGCGGCCAAGGGAAATTGGCTGTCGCGTTTAGGCCTGAAAGAAGGCGACACTTAAGGCGTTTCTTCGCAAATGGCCCCCAGGCAGCGGGTGGGGGGCCCGAAATGGGCTAGTAAGCACGCTCTGAAATCGTAGGATGGTAAGCTTTCTGTTGTTTTCTTAGGAAAGCAACTTCCGAGTGTCTTCACCTCGTGCTGTATGTCAAAGTTCACGCATCACATTTTTGTCTGCAATAAGTGCAAGCCCCCTAAGCATCTACGGGATGGGAAGCACGATTCCGCAAAGCTGCGGGCCGCCCTCAAGAAAGAGATCAAACGCCTGGGGCTCAAAGCTCAGGTCCGTGCCAACGACTCGGGTTGTCTCGACCAGTGCGATGACGGTCAAGTGGTTGTGATCTATCCCCAGGCCATCTGGTATGGCGGAGTCACCGAGGGTGATGCCGAGCGAATCATCCACGAAACCATTCTTGCAGGAAAGGTTTTAGAAGATTTGCAGATTCCCGACGAACGACTTAGATGTGGCAAGGCTGCCAAGAAAATGGAACCTGAGTCTTCCGCACCCTCCCCTTCAAACTAGAGGCGATCTTTCATGCGAATCGTAATTCTGGGTTCGGGAACGGTCGGTACGTGGATTGCGGACTTGCTATGTCGCAATAACCATAGCGTGACGGTCGTCGAATCGAACGTTGAAACGGTACGTGTCATCAACGCGGAACTCGATATTCGTGCCATTCATGGTTCGGCATCCGAATCGGCCATTCTGTTTCAAGCCGGGATCATCGGTTGTGACCTGTGTCTGGCAGTGACTGGCGACGACGAAGTGAACATCGTTGCCGCGAGTATGGCCAAAGCCATGGGGGCCCGCCGCTGTGTTGCGCGCGTGTACGGTCGCGTGTTTCGCGACCTGAGTACGTTCGACTACCAGCGGCACTTTCGGATCGATCGTTTCCTCAGTCTTGAACATCTTTCTGCGGTTGAGTTCGTCCGCGCGATTCGCTCGCCCGGTAGTGCAGTGCTGGAAAACTTTGCTCGAGGCGAGCTCGAAGTTCAAGAAATCATTTGCGACGATCCGGCACCTGCGACCGGTAAAGAGCTCAAAGAAGTGAAGCTGCCCAAGGGCGTGCGTGTCGGAACGATTCAGCGGCAAGGCAAGACCTGGATTGCCGGGGCAGGCGACTCGATTGACGTGGGGGACCATATCACGTTGATCGGAACACGCGAGGAAATCGACTCGGTCAAATCGAAGTTTCAGGTTAAAGCGGCTCCCGTCCGATCGGTGGTGATCGCCGGTGGTGGTGAGACAGGCCTGGCGTTGGCTCGCATGTTGGAAGGCCAACGTTACCATGTCACGCTGATGGAAGAGAACATGGAACGCTGCGAGTTCCTGTCTCGTCTGCTTGAGCACACAACCGTCGTTCATGCCGATGCCACGCGCCGCGCGATTCTGGAAGAAGAACGCGTCGGGAACATGGATGTCTTTGTGGCGTGTACCGGCGATGACGAAAACAATATCATGGCCTGTGTCGAAGCCCGTGAAATCGGTGCCAAGGAGTGCATGGCCATCGTCCAGCGCCCTGATTACGCCAACGTGGTCGAGAAGCTGGGCATTAACCTGGCCGTGAGCCCGCGAAACGTGGTCGCGCGACAGGTGCTTGGTTTGCTCAACAGCGGACCGATCATTTCCAAGAAGAACTTGCCAGGCGGCGGGATCGCGATCGTCGAGTTCGAGGTCATGCCTGGTGTTGTGGCGACGGAACACGTGATCGCCAACCTCAAGCTGCCGCCGCATTGTTTGATCGCGGCCATCATGAGTTCTGACTATGTGCGTGTGGCATCGGCAGACGATCGTCTGACGCCGGGCGATACGGTGGTCGTACTTGTGGAAGAGTCGACCTTGGATGCGGTCGTCAAACTGTTTGAAGAATAATCGTAGCGTGGCATTTCCCGTCAACGAATTAGCCCTGGCAACACCTAACTAGCAGCAACATGAATTATCGTCTGGTGTGCCGACTTCTGTCGATCGTCTGCCTGATTATCGGGGTGACGATGGTCTTCAGCCTGCCGTGGGCCTGGCCAACGATTGGGCATCGTACGGACGAGAACTTTCAGCAGTTTGAAACGCACGGTTTTCTCGGGCTGGTCTATTCGATCCTGTTAAGCATTATCTGCTGGGCCGTTCTCTGGCGCATCGGACGCAAGTCGAAAGGGGAACTTTACCGCCGTGAAGCGATGGCGATCGTGGGGCTCAGTTGGTTGATCGCCACTATCTTGGGCGCGATGCCGTACCTGTTATCCGGTTCGTGCAACAAGCTCTCGGTGCGGTTGTTCAATTCTCATCAGCATGCACCTCAGGTGTATCGTGACGCGGTGTCACCTCTTTCGGAAGATCAGTACGCGCTGGTGCAGTCGCTGGTCGCCGCCGGTGCACGAGGTCTATCGAAAGAAAAACTGGCCGAACAGTACAATGCCAAAGTTACGAAACTGAATAAGGGAGAAAGCCCGGAACGCCCTTTCGACCAGGTCTTTGATGAACTGCGAGAACTGCCGCACTGGCGCGGTGCGTTGATCGAACCGGACGAAGAACCCGACGCGCCAAAGGATAGGCGTAACAACTATCGAATACGCGCCGTTCCGATGAGCATCGCGGACGCCATTTTTGAATCGCAGTCGGGGTTTAGTACGACCGGAGCCACGGTGATTGCTGACTTGGAAGATCCGGTCAGTATTCCGCATTGCATTCTGTTTTGGCGAAGCAGTACGCACTTTCTCGGCGGCTTGGGTATCATCGTGCTCTTCGTGGTGATCCTGGGGCAAGGCTCTGCGGGAAAGGCTCTGATGCGGAATGAGATGCCTGGCCCTAGTAAGGAAGGATCGCATTCACGTATGCAGCATACGGCCTGGATGTTTGCTGGGCTGTACTGCGGGCTGAATCTCGTCCTGACCGTGCTGCTGTGGCTGTTGGGCATGAATTTTTACGACGCGGTGTGTCATGCGTTCGGAACACTAGCCACCGGTGGCTTCAGCACCTACAACGCCAGTCTCGGACACTTCGTCCAGGCCGATCCTGTCAGTGGAGCCTGGATCGAGTACGTCGTGATCGTCTTCATGGTTTTGGCAGGCACGAATTTCACGCTGCTGTACTTCATGATGATCGGTCAGGCCTTTCGCTTAATCGAAGATATCGAATGGCGTTATTACATGGGAATCATCGTGGGCGTCACGATCGCCGTGATGACCTTCGGGATGTTTTACGATGACTTTGTCATCGATCCCGAAACCTCACTGGTGAACGAGTTCCTTTATGCCCTGCGTTACGGTTTGTTCCAGGTTGTTTCGATCATCACGACGACCGGTTACGGGACGCATGACTTTGATCAATGGAATAGCTTTGGGCGTGGTGTGCTCTTCCTGTTGATGTTCGTCGGCGGATGTGCCGGTAGTACCGGCGGTGGCTTGAAAGTGATTCGCCACATCTTGTTCCACAAGATTCTCTTCCTGCAGCTTGAAAAATCGTACCATCCCACGGTGGTGCGTCCGCTGCGTCTGGGTGGCAAACCGGTGGATGATCCGGAACTACAGAACAATATCTTGATCTACTTCTCGCTGATTCTGGTGCTGTTTGTCTTCGGCTGGTTGTCGGTTGTGACGTTGGAGCCTGATTCGACCTGGGGAGCCTCGGAAGAGCACATCGAACACAAGCTGATCGATAGCGCGACCGCTGTTGCGGCTACGCTTAACAACGTGGGCCCGGGTCTGGGGATTATCGGGGCGACGCAGAACTACGCCAATTTCACCTCGTGGACCAAGCTGCTGTTTACCGCGTTGATGATGATTGGACGACTGGAAATTTTTGCGGTTCTGGTTCTGTTTATGCCGCGATTCTGGCGTTCTCGCTAGAAACGGCACGCCAATTCAGGGCATCTAGGCCAATCACTTGCAAGCGACACGAGCTAGAATTTAAATAGTGTCTTGCCCTTAGCGCGCTTCTCTCGAGGATCCCCCCCCATGCGACTTGCCCTCTTTTTAATGTTCGTGGCCATCGGTCTTTGCCCGTCCGATGCCTTCGCCCAGCGGAAGCCCAAAGAAGAGCCGCTGGAACTGCCGACCGATCCACGCCTGGTCGAGATCCATCGCGAGTTCGTTACCAAGGCCGAGAAGCTCGGTGACGAATATGCTCGGAAGAAAGATTGGGAAAAGGCACGCATCGTTTTCGGCGAAGTTCTCAAGCTGGTGCCCAACTACAAACCGGCCGTTGAAAAGATGAAGGTGATCAACGGAGAGCTTTCCAACGCCAACAAAAAACTGGTGACCGTCGAAGCCAGCGAAGGTTGGCAAGACACCGGCATCAATGTCATTGAAGGCAGTCCGATCGCGTTTCGCGTCGAAGGTGAATGGCTGTTAGTTCACCCGAGTGACGCGAATGGATTGGAGATACCCCGAGAAATCCGTGATTACAAGCTTGGTTCCTTGATTGGGGTTGTTGCCAAATCGGCCACGCCTGATAAAGATACGGTCCCTTTCACCATCGGTACCCAAAAGCGAATGAACGTTCCTCAAACGGGACGTTTGCTGCTCAAGATGCACGACCTGAACAACGAAGATAATCGTGGTCAGGTTCGCGTCGAGATCACGGGCAACTTCTAGTCTGCGAAGAGAGACGTCCATTGACGGTAGATACAATGCCACCCCCGACCTTGGCCGCCAGGATCGGATTGTGGCTAGGACCAATATTCGCGC includes:
- a CDS encoding TrkH family potassium uptake protein; the encoded protein is MNYRLVCRLLSIVCLIIGVTMVFSLPWAWPTIGHRTDENFQQFETHGFLGLVYSILLSIICWAVLWRIGRKSKGELYRREAMAIVGLSWLIATILGAMPYLLSGSCNKLSVRLFNSHQHAPQVYRDAVSPLSEDQYALVQSLVAAGARGLSKEKLAEQYNAKVTKLNKGESPERPFDQVFDELRELPHWRGALIEPDEEPDAPKDRRNNYRIRAVPMSIADAIFESQSGFSTTGATVIADLEDPVSIPHCILFWRSSTHFLGGLGIIVLFVVILGQGSAGKALMRNEMPGPSKEGSHSRMQHTAWMFAGLYCGLNLVLTVLLWLLGMNFYDAVCHAFGTLATGGFSTYNASLGHFVQADPVSGAWIEYVVIVFMVLAGTNFTLLYFMMIGQAFRLIEDIEWRYYMGIIVGVTIAVMTFGMFYDDFVIDPETSLVNEFLYALRYGLFQVVSIITTTGYGTHDFDQWNSFGRGVLFLLMFVGGCAGSTGGGLKVIRHILFHKILFLQLEKSYHPTVVRPLRLGGKPVDDPELQNNILIYFSLILVLFVFGWLSVVTLEPDSTWGASEEHIEHKLIDSATAVAATLNNVGPGLGIIGATQNYANFTSWTKLLFTALMMIGRLEIFAVLVLFMPRFWRSR
- a CDS encoding (2Fe-2S) ferredoxin domain-containing protein encodes the protein MSKFTHHIFVCNKCKPPKHLRDGKHDSAKLRAALKKEIKRLGLKAQVRANDSGCLDQCDDGQVVVIYPQAIWYGGVTEGDAERIIHETILAGKVLEDLQIPDERLRCGKAAKKMEPESSAPSPSN
- the trkA gene encoding Trk system potassium transporter TrkA, giving the protein MRIVILGSGTVGTWIADLLCRNNHSVTVVESNVETVRVINAELDIRAIHGSASESAILFQAGIIGCDLCLAVTGDDEVNIVAASMAKAMGARRCVARVYGRVFRDLSTFDYQRHFRIDRFLSLEHLSAVEFVRAIRSPGSAVLENFARGELEVQEIICDDPAPATGKELKEVKLPKGVRVGTIQRQGKTWIAGAGDSIDVGDHITLIGTREEIDSVKSKFQVKAAPVRSVVIAGGGETGLALARMLEGQRYHVTLMEENMERCEFLSRLLEHTTVVHADATRRAILEEERVGNMDVFVACTGDDENNIMACVEAREIGAKECMAIVQRPDYANVVEKLGINLAVSPRNVVARQVLGLLNSGPIISKKNLPGGGIAIVEFEVMPGVVATEHVIANLKLPPHCLIAAIMSSDYVRVASADDRLTPGDTVVVLVEESTLDAVVKLFEE
- a CDS encoding tetratricopeptide repeat protein, whose translation is MRLALFLMFVAIGLCPSDAFAQRKPKEEPLELPTDPRLVEIHREFVTKAEKLGDEYARKKDWEKARIVFGEVLKLVPNYKPAVEKMKVINGELSNANKKLVTVEASEGWQDTGINVIEGSPIAFRVEGEWLLVHPSDANGLEIPREIRDYKLGSLIGVVAKSATPDKDTVPFTIGTQKRMNVPQTGRLLLKMHDLNNEDNRGQVRVEITGNF